The window ACGTCGAAAGTAACTGTACCGGCTTTAGGGTTAGGCATAAGGCCTTTACCACCGAGCAGACGGCCGAGTTTACCGACTTCACTCATCATATCAGGTGTAGCTACGCAGACGTCGAATTCAAACCAGCCCTGTTGGATCTTGTTGATCATATCCTGATCGCCTACAAAATCCGCGCCAGCAGCTTCCGCTTCTTTCGCTTTTTCACCTTTTGCAAATACAAGCACGCGTTGTGTTTTGCCTGTGCCGTGAGGCAGGACAACAACACCACGAACAGCTTGGTCTTGTTTACGCGGGTCTACACCCAGACGAACTGCTGCTTCAACGGTTTCGTCGAATTTGGCAGTTGCTGCCTTTTTCACAAGCTCTACAGCTTCTGAAGGCTCGTAAGTTGCTTCACTGTTAATCAGCTTAGCAGATTCTTGGTATTTCTTACCATGTTTTGCCATGAAAATGTTCCTCCTTTGTGGTGTTAGCGGAAATTCCTCCCACATATTGCGGTCATGAATGACCGTTTCATCGAATACTTATTAGTCTTCGATAGTGATACCCATACTGCGGGCAGTACCTTCAACCATACGCATTGCAGCTTCGATAGATGCAGCGTTCAGATCGGGCATTTTTGTTTCGGCGATTTCACGAACCGCTGCGCGGCCGAGTTTCGCTACTTTTTTCTTGTTTGGTTCACCGGATCCTTTTTCTACTTTAGCAGCAATGCGAAGCAGAACGGCAGCCGGAGGAGTTTTAGTGATGAAAGTAAAGGAACGGTCTTCAAACACTGTAATTTCAACCGGGATGATCAGGCCAGCCTGGTCAGCTGTACGAGCGTTGAATTCCTTACAGAATGCCATGATGTTGACACCTGCTTGACCTAACGCCGGACCTACTGGAGGCGCTGGATTCGCTTTCCCTGCAGGAATCTGCAGTTTCACCATTTTAATAACTTTTTTAGCCATGAGTGACACCTCCTTGCAAAAATAGTGGTATTCGAATGCTTATAGCATTCTCCCACAAGAAACCCTTGCGACTGTTATATTTTCTCCACTTGAGTGAAATCCAACTCCAGCGGGGTTTCCCGTCCAAACATGTTGACATGCACTTTGATCTTGCTCTTATCAGCCAAAATTTCTTCCACGGAGCCCACAAAATTCGCAAAGGGACCAACCATAATACGTACGGATTCCTTAATTTCGAAATCAATCTTCGCTTTAGGTTCAACCATGCCCATATGCTTCAGAATTTGTTCAACCTCTTCCGGAAGCAAAGCGGTAGGCTTGGACCCGGAACCTGTCGAACCGACAAATCCGGTAACGCCCGGCGTATTGCGGACAACATACCATGAATCATCAGTCTGAACCATTTCCACCAAAACGTAACCAGGGTAAACTTTACGCATGACGGTTTTTTTCTTACCGTCCTTGTTTACCAGTTCTTCTTCCATAGGAACAAGAACACGGAATATTTTGTCTTCCATGCCCATGGACTCAACGCGTTTTTCCAAATTGGCCTTAACCTTATTCTCATACCCGGAATAGGTATGAACAACATACCATCTTTTTTCCATACCAAGCCACCTGGGACCTCTCTAAATAATCCTTTCGATCACAGCGGAAATACCGATGTCCAGAACCCAGAAGTAAACAGCAACAACAACAATTGTGCCAAGAACGATCAACGTATAGTTTTTCAGTTCTTTACGACTAGGCCAGCGAACTTTTTTGAGTTCACTCCAGCTCTCAGTGAAAAAGGAAAACAAAGACTTGAAACTACGTTTCACGCCGACTACACCTCCAAAGACTATCTGGTTTCGCGATGAGGAGTTTGCTCGTTACAGAACTTGCAAAATTTCTTCATCTCCAAGCGGTCGGGGTGATTTCGCTTGTTTTTGGTTGTCGCATAGTTTCTTTGTTTGCAACTTGTACAAGCCAAAGTGATAATTACCCGCATGATGTGCACCTCCCGAAGACGTCCTTCTAATTATCAAATTAGAAGACGCAAATATTGATCCTAAAAAAAACCCGCGAATTTAGGCCTACCTAAAACACTTTAGCATAATGTCAACGTCTGTGTCAACGAAAGATTTGCCCATCCACATCGGGTAATTTCGGGTTCCGTAGTCGTGTGCTGCACGTTGTCTTTGGTTCTGCCTTTTGCCCGTTGCACGCTGTCTTTCCCTATCATTATGGAGCATTCCGACTGTGTATAAACCTGTCCTTACCAACTAGCGACTGAAATCCCGGATCATTATGATACAGAAATTTCCAAAACACTAAAAAAAGACTCGATGTCCGAGCCTTTCAAGTAGTAGTATATCATTAATTGTCACGCACTTCCAGATATCTTTCCAATTTGCGTTTAACACGCTGCAATGCATTGTCAATCGACTTCACATGCCGCTTCAAGTCTTCTGCAATCTCCTGATAGGATCTTCCATCCAGGTAGAGCATCAGAACCTTGCGTTCGAGGTCGCTCAGAATCTCCGCCATCTTATCTTCCAGTCCGATAAATTCTTCCTGGTTGATAATCAGTTCTTCGGGATCCAGCACCTGTGTACCGCAGATCACATCCATCAGTGTCCGGTCCGAGTCCTCATCATAGATAGGCTTGTCCAAAGATACATAAGAATTAAGCGGAATATGCTTCTGACGGGTAGCCGTCTTAATAGCAGTTATAATCTGACGGGTAATGCAGAGCTCTGCAAACGCTTTGAAGGAAGACAGCTTGTCACCTTTAAAGTCACGAATCGCCTTGTACAGGCCAATCATGCCTTCCTGTACGATATCTTCCCGGTCCGCTCCAATCAGGAAATAAGAACGGGCCTTAGCGCGTACAAAATTACGGTACTTGTTAATTAAATGTTCCAATGCGCCACTGTCGCCACCACGGAAGATCTCGACAATTTCTTCATCACTTATGAAATCATACTCGGACAGCATTATTTCCTTGAGGTCGACACTCACCAAGAATCCCCCCGGCTGCAACGCAAGACACATCGTTACTTCGCTAAAATATAGGATCAGTATATATTATGTTACCTTATACCGTCAACCGATTATTGACCAAAATCAATCTTCAATAGCATTTTATGGCATTTCGCCAATGCCTCTTGAATATTTATAGGTTTTTCATTGCCGGCGCCAGTCTTCAAGACGTCTGCGCATTTCCGGAGGAAGCTTTTCTTCCAGAGAATGGCGCTTTGAGCTGATGATCTCGGGTTCGATCGCTTTTTTAACCTGTTTTTGATTTTCTTCAATTTCAAGCTTCAACTCTCTCGCGGAAATCCTCAGCGCCCCTTGGGCAAATATTACATGCTGTTCCACAAAATCGCTTGTTGCCACATATATCTGCCTGCGGCGGTGGCTGAACTCTCCCACTAGCCGCTCGATGCATTCGTCTGCAGTTTCTTTTTCCTTGGTGAAAACCACCTGGACCTTCCCCTGCACAAACGAACGGCCAAGCCCCGGAACACGGTAAGCATCGAATACGGCGATAACGCGCCGCCCCGTGAATGCCTGATAATCGGCCAGCATATCCAGCAGCCGGTCGCGAGCGCCCTGCATGCCGGTCAGCGAAAGCGCAGCGAGTTCCGGCCAGCCGCCGATCATATTGTATCCATCCACAAGCAGCACATCGCGCCAGTCAGCCATAACTATCCCTGCTGATGCCGGCGGCGCAGCACCTCATACATAATTACCCCGGCGGCGACGGATGCATTCAAGGAATTAATCTTGCCGGCCATTGGCAGCTTCAGCAAGATGTCGCATTTTTCGCGGATTAACCGGCCGATCCCTTTATTCTCATTGCCGATCACAACCGCTACCGGTCCTGTGAAAATATCCGATTCGTACAAATTCTGATCGGTGGCAACATCAGTTCCTACTACCCAAACACCAAGTTCCTTAAGCCGGTCTATCGTTTGACCCAGGTTGGTGACCCGTGCTACCGGAACATATTCGACTGCACCTGCTGATGTTTTGGAGACAGTAGCCGTAATCTGCGCCGACCGCCGCTTCGGTACAATTACACCATGCACTCCTGTGCAGTCTGCGGTACGCAGAATAGAACCCAGATTATGCGGGTCTTCAATTTCATCCAACAGGATAAGAAACGGAGGTTCCCCTTTAGCCTCTGCAGCAGCCAGAATATCTGCAACCTCGGCATACGCGAACGGTGCCGCTTGTGCAACTACCCCCTGATGCTGCACTCCCGGTGCAAGCT of the Paenibacillus pedocola genome contains:
- a CDS encoding NYN domain-containing protein, with translation MADWRDVLLVDGYNMIGGWPELAALSLTGMQGARDRLLDMLADYQAFTGRRVIAVFDAYRVPGLGRSFVQGKVQVVFTKEKETADECIERLVGEFSHRRRQIYVATSDFVEQHVIFAQGALRISARELKLEIEENQKQVKKAIEPEIISSKRHSLEEKLPPEMRRRLEDWRRQ
- the sigH gene encoding RNA polymerase sporulation sigma factor SigH gives rise to the protein MSVDLKEIMLSEYDFISDEEIVEIFRGGDSGALEHLINKYRNFVRAKARSYFLIGADREDIVQEGMIGLYKAIRDFKGDKLSSFKAFAELCITRQIITAIKTATRQKHIPLNSYVSLDKPIYDEDSDRTLMDVICGTQVLDPEELIINQEEFIGLEDKMAEILSDLERKVLMLYLDGRSYQEIAEDLKRHVKSIDNALQRVKRKLERYLEVRDN
- the rlmB gene encoding 23S rRNA (guanosine(2251)-2'-O)-methyltransferase RlmB yields the protein MEELKTEEEILAGKHSVLEALRAGRTLNKIWIAETAQKHLTAPIIAEARKAGIVIQHVDKRKLDQLAPGVQHQGVVAQAAPFAYAEVADILAAAEAKGEPPFLILLDEIEDPHNLGSILRTADCTGVHGVIVPKRRSAQITATVSKTSAGAVEYVPVARVTNLGQTIDRLKELGVWVVGTDVATDQNLYESDIFTGPVAVVIGNENKGIGRLIREKCDILLKLPMAGKINSLNASVAAGVIMYEVLRRRHQQG
- the secE gene encoding preprotein translocase subunit SecE — protein: MKRSFKSLFSFFTESWSELKKVRWPSRKELKNYTLIVLGTIVVVAVYFWVLDIGISAVIERII
- the rpmG gene encoding 50S ribosomal protein L33; this translates as MRVIITLACTSCKQRNYATTKNKRNHPDRLEMKKFCKFCNEQTPHRETR
- the rplK gene encoding 50S ribosomal protein L11, yielding MAKKVIKMVKLQIPAGKANPAPPVGPALGQAGVNIMAFCKEFNARTADQAGLIIPVEITVFEDRSFTFITKTPPAAVLLRIAAKVEKGSGEPNKKKVAKLGRAAVREIAETKMPDLNAASIEAAMRMVEGTARSMGITIED
- the nusG gene encoding transcription termination/antitermination protein NusG, producing MEKRWYVVHTYSGYENKVKANLEKRVESMGMEDKIFRVLVPMEEELVNKDGKKKTVMRKVYPGYVLVEMVQTDDSWYVVRNTPGVTGFVGSTGSGSKPTALLPEEVEQILKHMGMVEPKAKIDFEIKESVRIMVGPFANFVGSVEEILADKSKIKVHVNMFGRETPLELDFTQVEKI
- the rplA gene encoding 50S ribosomal protein L1, with protein sequence MAKHGKKYQESAKLINSEATYEPSEAVELVKKAATAKFDETVEAAVRLGVDPRKQDQAVRGVVVLPHGTGKTQRVLVFAKGEKAKEAEAAGADFVGDQDMINKIQQGWFEFDVCVATPDMMSEVGKLGRLLGGKGLMPNPKAGTVTFDVTKAVQEIKAGKIEYRLDKAGQIHAPIGKVSFAPEQLNENLKALIDALNRAKPAAAKGVYLKGIAISSTMGPSARVNAAAFR